In Aminobacterium sp. MB27-C1, a single genomic region encodes these proteins:
- a CDS encoding iron ABC transporter permease, which yields MAIKQNSKNSIIGASKDALFYLYLLLSAGVLIFILWPTLAILKESIFFNGSFSFEHYRNLFTTNRSLLKNSLFVGFWTTIIALFIGLCCALYVTHTSFKGKKLVLMVLLLTLISPPFVSSLAYIMLFGRRGLITWKILKLHWNPYGAHGIIMMESIGLATIAAFLIIAVLKGIDRSLEQASLDLGASKWSTLWHITLPLARPGIVTAALIVFIRSLSDFGTPMFIGGNYNVLATQAYMTAIGTYNLPKASAISTLLVIPAFIVFLIYRKIMAGTPLFSKKTTATTHEECSLPSWVSTTIWIVTWSFILFELLKYTTIFSGALVKTWGVNFSFTLHHIQTLKLAKLGSLLRSIKYATVSALAAGIMGIALAWFLGRKKGPFTHAIDFIADLPFILPGPFFGIAYLLAFNWMPEAVLGTGFLIVTNCVYRQLTLGVKSGISVLAQINPELEDAVRDQGGKGLHVFKDVIIPLLKPAFLVSFVNTFTFTMTTIGGIIFLITPYTKVATAEMFDAIQQGDIGVSSVMASVIILVVMIVNVSFSWFFLRKKSISVHKTEESYVPSIKAAQ from the coding sequence TTGGCAATAAAGCAGAACAGTAAAAATAGCATCATCGGGGCATCAAAAGATGCCCTTTTTTATCTTTACCTCTTGTTGAGCGCAGGTGTTTTAATTTTTATTCTCTGGCCAACATTAGCAATATTAAAAGAAAGTATTTTTTTCAATGGGAGCTTCAGTTTCGAGCATTATCGAAATCTTTTTACCACCAACCGAAGCTTGTTGAAAAACAGTCTTTTTGTGGGCTTTTGGACAACTATTATTGCTTTATTCATAGGCCTATGTTGTGCTCTTTACGTTACACATACATCTTTCAAAGGGAAAAAGCTTGTGCTTATGGTGTTGCTTCTCACTCTCATCTCCCCGCCTTTCGTTTCATCACTAGCCTATATCATGCTTTTTGGGCGAAGAGGACTGATTACATGGAAAATTTTAAAACTCCATTGGAATCCTTATGGAGCACACGGCATCATAATGATGGAATCAATCGGTTTGGCAACTATTGCCGCTTTTTTAATTATTGCAGTACTTAAAGGAATAGATCGCAGCCTTGAGCAAGCTTCTCTTGACTTGGGTGCAAGTAAATGGAGCACACTATGGCATATTACTCTTCCCTTAGCACGACCTGGAATCGTTACTGCCGCTCTTATCGTCTTTATTCGATCTCTTTCCGATTTTGGAACGCCTATGTTCATTGGAGGAAATTACAATGTGCTCGCTACTCAGGCCTATATGACAGCTATTGGAACATATAACCTTCCCAAAGCTTCTGCCATATCCACATTGCTCGTTATTCCCGCTTTTATAGTTTTTCTTATTTACAGAAAAATAATGGCTGGAACACCTCTCTTCTCCAAAAAAACAACGGCAACTACCCATGAGGAATGCTCTCTCCCTTCTTGGGTAAGCACCACCATTTGGATCGTCACATGGAGTTTTATTCTTTTTGAACTATTAAAATATACAACCATATTCAGCGGAGCCCTTGTAAAAACATGGGGAGTCAATTTTTCCTTTACATTACATCATATACAAACGCTTAAACTGGCAAAATTGGGCAGTCTACTTCGAAGTATTAAATATGCTACCGTTTCAGCACTCGCTGCAGGAATAATGGGAATTGCTCTAGCGTGGTTTTTAGGGCGTAAAAAAGGGCCTTTTACACATGCTATTGATTTCATTGCAGATTTGCCCTTTATACTTCCTGGACCTTTTTTTGGCATCGCCTATCTTCTCGCCTTTAACTGGATGCCAGAAGCCGTACTTGGCACGGGGTTTCTTATCGTTACAAATTGCGTATACCGCCAACTTACGTTAGGTGTAAAAAGTGGCATTTCTGTACTTGCTCAAATCAATCCTGAATTGGAAGACGCTGTCAGAGACCAGGGAGGCAAAGGCCTTCACGTTTTTAAAGATGTCATTATACCGTTACTCAAGCCGGCATTTCTTGTTAGCTTTGTTAATACATTTACATTCACTATGACCACTATTGGAGGCATTATTTTTCTCATTACACCCTATACAAAGGTAGCAACAGCAGAAATGTTTGATGCTATTCAACAAGGTGATATAGGTGTTAGTTCTGTAATGGCCTCAGTTATTATTCTTGTTGTTATGATTGTCAATGTCTCCTTTTCATGGTTTTTCTTAAGAAAAAAATCTATATCTGTACACAAAACGGAGGAAAGCTATGTACCTTCAATTAAAGCAGCTCAATAA
- a CDS encoding ABC transporter substrate-binding protein, with amino-acid sequence MKKVFAALLLACLVVSAGSMAFASADKPLAGETISIFIAATGIDEIMAEFTKDTGIKVNYLEMSSGEVLTRLRAANGKALADAWFSGGVDSYVKAGQEGFLEPYISPESEKIPAQYKDPNGYWTGLSVCAVDFIINKDVVKEKNLPMPTSWVDLGKPEYKGEIIMSNPAISGTNYSVLFHLIQLFGEEKGWDLIEKINANIPFYTKRGAAPPNKAALGEVAIGIDPYDCGVKIIEQGYPVASVFPKEGTPGFISPIAILKGTKNMEVAKAFVDWCLSKRGQEVQMAHTAKVATRPDADVPEYLRGLGEAKIIVVDPVKSGEMRKSIIERWQKEFGNKAEQ; translated from the coding sequence GTGAAAAAAGTTTTCGCAGCTCTTCTTCTTGCTTGCCTCGTTGTAAGTGCTGGTTCAATGGCTTTTGCCAGCGCCGACAAACCTCTGGCAGGAGAGACGATCAGTATTTTTATTGCAGCAACTGGCATTGACGAAATCATGGCAGAATTCACGAAAGATACCGGAATAAAGGTAAACTACCTTGAAATGTCTTCTGGAGAGGTTCTAACACGACTTCGCGCAGCCAATGGAAAAGCTTTAGCAGACGCTTGGTTCAGTGGTGGAGTCGACAGCTACGTAAAAGCTGGCCAAGAAGGCTTTCTTGAGCCCTATATTTCTCCAGAGTCAGAAAAAATACCAGCACAATATAAAGATCCCAATGGATACTGGACCGGCCTTTCCGTTTGTGCTGTAGACTTTATTATTAACAAAGACGTCGTAAAAGAGAAAAATCTGCCTATGCCCACAAGCTGGGTTGATCTCGGAAAACCGGAATACAAGGGTGAAATCATAATGAGCAATCCTGCTATCTCCGGAACAAACTATTCCGTTCTTTTCCACCTCATTCAACTCTTCGGAGAAGAAAAGGGCTGGGATCTCATAGAAAAAATTAACGCCAATATCCCCTTTTACACCAAACGAGGAGCCGCGCCTCCTAACAAAGCAGCTCTTGGAGAAGTCGCCATTGGAATCGACCCTTACGATTGCGGTGTAAAAATTATTGAACAGGGATATCCTGTCGCTTCCGTTTTCCCTAAAGAGGGAACTCCTGGTTTTATCTCTCCTATCGCCATACTTAAAGGAACGAAAAATATGGAAGTGGCAAAAGCTTTTGTGGACTGGTGCCTTTCTAAACGTGGACAAGAAGTACAGATGGCTCATACTGCTAAAGTAGCAACTCGTCCTGATGCCGATGTTCCTGAATACCTTCGCGGACTTGGAGAAGCTAAAATCATCGTCGTTGATCCTGTAAAATCCGGAGAAATGAGAAAAAGCATTATTGAGAGGTGGCAAAAGGAATTTGGCAATAAAGCAGAACAGTAA